One part of the Kryptolebias marmoratus isolate JLee-2015 linkage group LG13, ASM164957v2, whole genome shotgun sequence genome encodes these proteins:
- the LOC108236975 gene encoding adhesion G-protein coupled receptor G2 isoform X3: MEVSCLEKTAINNTKCSVMLRLSQSVPACCILRTLCAASNSSNITVVGNRADQLTGSIEQCSSDPKGGNSCVYSGPPGASCEESYVVPQSNSTNCSADTTSCNCSAYCSRPDAYYTFSVSVRDAAMNISSFSSLMSVVKQPACSDNTSILCQVTNRESSIIPTNYKNASVACEGTTTNQTCRVVLSLFHEVPICSVEADVKSTFEAVELISLIGRVRRAAICGNGDASENPLDSPLTWINSDLEVEDFCSEIQNPGVLTCQNGTNVIQLEGVCVADDGSTTASPNVTTAQPSNSTSSANATTSEPSNSTSSANATTSQPSNSTSSANATTSQPSNSTSSANGTTSMTNTTTPASSSSTTTHLNTTGDPENPTTTANSTGTGTLSATKTTPNTGNSSGGTTTESAESRANRLLELSRNVSRLTSADIERLVSELEDILSGPTVSLVLGDISVHIVSNLLGASPEKLSSTSNRIIGIVETVGLKLVVGATAETLLSPSLSLAVKPADGTNFQAASFTISDPSNVLVRGAPRLTRSVNKESSIPQGSIQLPSTLTQNLTPEEKLQVSRLQFNFFQQSTVFQDNSLGERKLISGILGASVANLSIRGLTDNVVFQMRNLEPVPANFVASCVYWDFTLNNDSGGWNPDGCFLQNSTDNETICACNHLTSFAILLALARDPLISRVQATILTFITYIGCGVSAIFLSITLLTYLAFEKLRKDVPSKILIELCFALLLLNLVFLVDAWLALYPDAVGLCISTAWFLHYFLLVSFTWMGLEAVHMYMAIVKVFNSYTSHYMLRFSVVGWGVPMLVVIIVIAIDKNNYGLVSYGRFPDGTTDDFCWLRNDVAFYVAVVAYFCVIFIFNVIMFIVVLVQLHRVKSQNPHNVKHRVTVQDVRSVVGITLLLGLTWGFAFFAWGPVNLPFMYLFSIFNSLQGFFIFVFHCAVKDNVRKQWRTYLCCGKMRLAENSEWSRTATQKTVRRSPMTSFNSSQNNNSPSSSTFLVSNSSDGTNGISSPFDDRTITADEVDVVQNEINRQYRNQQAT; the protein is encoded by the exons ATGGAAGTTTCATGCCTCGAAAAAACTGCGATAAA TAATACGAAGTGCTCCGTGATGCTGCGGCTGAGTCAGAGCGTACCCGCATGCTGCATCCTCCGAACACTCTGCGCAGCCAGTAATTCTTCCAACATCACCGTGGTGGGAAACAGGGCAGATCAGCTGA CAGGTTCGATTGAGCAGTGCAGCAGCGATCCAAAAGGGGGAAACAGCTGCGTTTATTCCGGTCCGCCAGGTGCTTCGTG TGAAGAATCGTACGTCGTCCCTCAAAGCAACTCAACAAACTGCAGCGCAG ACACCACCAGCTGTAACTGCTCTGCTTACTGCAGCCGACCCG ATGCGTATTACACCTTTTCAGTTTCCGTGCGAGACGCCGCGATGAACATTTCGTCCTTCTCCTCCCTG atgTCTGTCGTGAAACAGCCAGCTTGCAGTGACAATACGAG TATTTTATGTCAAGTGACGAATCGTGAATCATCAATCATTCCAACTAATTACAAG AACGCCAGCGTTGCCTGTGagggaacaacaacaaa TCAAACCTGCAGAGTGGTTTTGAGCCTTTTCCACGAGGTCCCGATCTGTTCTGTGGAGGCAGATGTGAAGAGCACATTTGAAGCTGTGGAGCTAATCTCTCTTATTGGGCGAGTGAGGCGAGCGG CAATCTGTGGAAACGGAGACGCGAGCGAGAATCCACTGGACTCCCCGCTCACATGGATAAATAGTGACCTGGAGGTCGAGGACTTTTGTTCAGAAATACAGAACCCTGGCGTCCTCACATG tcaaaatggaacaaatgttatCCAGCTGGAGGGTGTTTGTGTTGCCGATGATGGGTCGACTACAGCTAGTCCGAACGTTACAACCGCGCAACCGAGCAACAGCACCTCGTCTGCGAACGCGACGACGTCAGAGCCGAGCAACAGCACCTCGTCTGCGAACGCGACGACGTCACAGCCGAGCAACAGCACCTCGTCTGCGAACGCGACGACGTCACAGCCGAGCAACAGCACGTCTTCTGCGAATGGAACCACATCCATGACGAACACAACCACaccagcatcatcatcatcaacaacaacacacCTGAACACAACAGGTGATCCAGAAAACCCCACGACTACTGCTAACAGCACAGGGACGGGCACACTCAGCGCAACTAAAACCACACCCAATACTGGGAACTCATCAGGTGGAACGACCACTGAATCGG CTGAGAGCAGAGCCAACAGGCTGCTGGAGCTGAGCCGAAACGTGTCCAGGCTGACCTCTGCAGACATCGAACGGCTGGTCTCGGAACTGGAGGACATTTTGTCCGGTCCGACTGTCAGCCTGGTGCTGGGAGACATCTCCGTCCACATCGTCAGCAACCTGCTGGGCGCCTCACCCGAGAAGCTGTCGAGCACCTCCAACAG GATTATAGGGATTGTTGAGACGGTGGGGTTGAAGCTGGTCGTTGGAGCGACAGCTGAGACCCTGTTGTCGCCGTCTCTGTCTCTGGCTGTGAAACCAGCCGATGGCACAAACTTCCAGGCGGCGTCCTTTACCATCTCGGACCCCAGTAACGTACTG GTCCGTGGGGCTCCGAGGCTGACGAGGAGCGTGAATAAAGAGTCCTCCATCCCTCAGGGCTCCATCCAGCTGCCCTCCACCCTCACTCAGAACCTGACCCCTGAAGAGAAGCTGCAGGTCTCCAGACTCCAGTTCAACTTCTTCCAGCAGAGCACAGTGTTCCAG GACAACTCGTTAGGAGAACGTAAACTCATCAGCGGGATCTTAGGAGCAAGTGTGGCCAATCTGTCCATCAGAGGACTGACCGACAATGTTGTATTTCAGATGAGAAATTTGGAACCCGTACCt GCTAATTTTGTTGCGTCGTGTGTTTACTGGGACTTCACATTGAACA acgACTCAGGTGGCTGGAATCCAGATGGCTGCTTTCTCCAAAACAGTACAGACAATGAGACCATTTGTGCCTGCAACCATTTAACCAGCTTTGCCATCCTGCTG gCTCTCGCCAGAGACCCTCTTATCAGTCGTGTTCAGGCCACCATCCTGACGTTTATCACCTATATTGGCTGTGGAGTTTCCGCCATCTTCCTGTCCATAACACTCCTCACTTACCTGGCCTTTGA GAAGCTGCGTAAAGACGTCCCGTCCAAAATTCTGATCGAGCTGTGCTtcgctctgctgctgctcaacCTGGTCTTCCTGGTGGACGCGTGGCTGGCCCTTTATCCGGACGCTGTGGGCCTTTGCATTTCCACGGCCTGGTTCCTTCACTACTTCCTCCTGGTGAGCTTCACCTGGATGGGGCTGGAGGCCGTCCACATGTACATGGCGATCGTGAAAGTCTTCAACAGCTACACGTCCCACTACATGCTGAGGTTCTCGGTGGTGGGCTGGGGGGTGCCGATGCTTGTGGTTATCATTGTCATTGCGattgacaaaaacaactacGGCCTGGTGTCCTACGGGAGGTTTCCAGACGGCACGACTGATGATTT CTGCTGGCTGAGGAACGACGTTGCCTTCTACGTTGCTGTCGTGGCCTATTTCTGCGTCATTTTCATCTTCAATGTCATCATGTTCATCGTAGTCTTGGTCCAGCTGCATCGGGTGAAAAGTCAGAACCCCCACAACGTGAAGCACCGCGTGACAGTGCAGGATGTGCGCAGCGTGGTCGGGATAACCCTCCTTCTGGGCCTCACCTGGGGCTTTGCCTTTTTCGCCTGGGGGCCTGTCAACCTGCCGTTCATGTACCTCTTCTCCATCTTCAACTCCCTGCAAG gtttctttatatttgtgttcCACTGTGCGGTGAAGGACAACGTGAGGAAGCAGTGGAGAACCTACCTGTGCTGTGGCAAGATGAGACTGGCAGAAAACTCAG AGTGGAGTCGCACTGCAACACAGAAGACTGTGAGGAGGTCCCCAATGACCTCCTTCAACTCCTCACAGAACAACAACTCGCCCAGCTCCTCCACTTTCCTTGTCAGCAACTCTTCAGACGGGACAAACGGCATCA GTAGTCCATTTGATGACCGGACAATCACAGCTGATGAAGTGGATGTGGTTCAGAACGAGATCAACAGGCAATACAGAAACCAACAAGCAACCTGA